Proteins encoded in a region of the Enterococcus gilvus ATCC BAA-350 genome:
- the mutY gene encoding A/G-specific adenine glycosylase, with the protein MNMSKRWEQWSDSEINQFQEDFLTWYQQEKRNLPWRYNQDPYRIWISEIMLQQTRVDTVIDYFYRFMDQFPTIQDLANAPEDKLLKVWEGLGYYSRARNLQAAAKQVMEEFNGKFPTTVEDIRTLKGVGPYTAGAISSIAFEIPEPAIDGNVMRVVSRLFCIEADIAKASSRNTFDEAMRKIISHDHPGDFNQAMMDLGSSICTPTSPQCEICPIQQYCQAYSENRQTDFPVKSKKQKPKDVYYVAGIIENNQQEIFLQQRPKTGLLASMWLFPLEEISAARFKELQEQYDASHWDLFSSSLVAEDSPDFFSGQEVVWQKKIVGQVKHVFSHLRWHILVFYGRNTSQLTLEGQWVNPKEFPNYVFPKPQQKMLEVFENNVSDDKD; encoded by the coding sequence ATGAACATGAGTAAGCGTTGGGAACAATGGTCCGATTCAGAGATCAATCAATTCCAAGAAGATTTTCTTACTTGGTATCAACAGGAAAAACGAAATCTTCCTTGGCGGTATAATCAAGATCCTTACCGTATTTGGATTTCGGAAATCATGCTGCAGCAAACGCGAGTGGATACAGTGATTGATTACTTTTATCGGTTTATGGATCAGTTTCCGACGATCCAAGATCTGGCGAATGCACCGGAGGATAAGCTTCTGAAAGTATGGGAAGGGTTAGGCTACTATTCCCGTGCGCGGAATCTGCAAGCTGCCGCAAAACAAGTCATGGAAGAATTTAACGGAAAATTTCCGACAACGGTGGAAGACATCCGTACATTGAAGGGTGTGGGGCCTTATACCGCTGGGGCTATCAGCAGTATCGCTTTTGAGATTCCTGAACCAGCGATTGATGGGAATGTGATGCGGGTAGTCAGTCGTTTGTTTTGTATTGAAGCGGATATCGCCAAAGCCAGCAGTCGCAATACGTTTGATGAGGCAATGCGAAAAATCATCAGTCACGATCATCCTGGAGATTTCAATCAAGCAATGATGGATCTTGGCTCCAGTATCTGTACGCCAACCAGTCCACAATGTGAAATTTGCCCGATTCAACAATACTGTCAGGCATATAGTGAAAATCGACAGACAGATTTTCCAGTGAAATCAAAGAAGCAAAAACCTAAAGATGTGTATTACGTGGCAGGGATCATTGAAAATAACCAACAAGAGATCTTTCTTCAACAACGCCCCAAAACAGGCTTGTTAGCTAGTATGTGGTTATTTCCATTAGAGGAGATCAGTGCTGCGAGATTCAAAGAACTTCAGGAGCAATACGATGCGAGCCATTGGGATCTATTTTCAAGTTCACTGGTCGCTGAAGACAGTCCCGATTTTTTCTCGGGACAAGAGGTTGTATGGCAGAAAAAAATAGTTGGACAAGTGAAACATGTATTCAGCCATTTGCGTTGGCACATTCTAGTCTTTTATGGAAGAAACACGTCTCAGCTGACGTTAGAGGGACAGTGGGTAAATCCGAAAGAATTTCCAAACTATGTTTTTCCAAAACCACAGCAAAAAATGTTGGAAGTTTTTGAAAATAATGTCTCTGACGACAAAGATTAG